CTCTATTATCAATTACGCCATCAACTCCAGTGATGTTTCCAATCATATCGTTATTTAAAATCCCGATAATTTCCCAATCTTTATCTTTTGCATATTTTGCCAAACCTGCACCACCAAAAAGTCCTTGTTCTTCTCCAGATAAACCTACATAAATAATACTACTTTCAAATTGGTATTTTGATAAAACTCTAGCAGCCTCAATTGTACCAGCCATTCCTGATGCATTATCGTTTGCACCTGGAGCATCTGTTGTAAAATCCATAGTATCACTTGCTCTCGAATCTATATCACCACTCATTATAATGTATTTGTTTGGGTATTTTGTGCCTTTTTGAATAGCAACAACATTTACAACATAGGCATCTTTTGGTACTCTTCTATTCCCTTCTTTAGTAACCAAATCTTTTTGATAAAATACGTTTAAACAATTGTTACAGTTGTTAGAAATATTGTCGAATTCGCCTTTTATCCATCTTCTTGCTGCACCTATTCCACGTGTTTCTGAAATAGTGTCAGAAAAAGTGTTTCTTGTGCCAAATTCCGTTAATGTTTTTACGTAGCTTTTTATGTTATCAGCAGAAACAGCATCAATAATATCGTAAATTTTTTGATCTGTTTGTGCAAACGTAATCGATGAGACTAGTAAAAATAAGAGAGTGATTTTTTTCATTTGTAATAATTATTTATTGTTTAAAATACCAAAAAGGAATGTCTATAATATATTCCTTTTCTAATTCTTTTGTTTCTTTTGATGTAATAAATCTATTAATATTAATAATATGTTTTCCTTTTGTAAATGTATCTAACGTAATAAAAGATTCAAAACCCAATTGATTATTTATTTGTGTAATGTTAAATTCAGGTTCAATTTTTGTTTCATCAATCTTAAAAATATACACTTTTTGAAAAGCTTTTAAGTAAATAGCTCTAAGACTATCTTGTTCTTTATAAGATGTTTTTGAAGAAAACAAATCGCTTCTATAGCCTCTTTTGTCTTCTAAAGGTTTTAAATTTTTATGCTGTTCAAAAATTAAATCTTCAATATTTTCTCTAAAAGGGATAAAAATATGGACGTAATTATCATTTACAATTTTAGAATGTATTGCTGCGCCTCTAATGTACTCGTTTTTTATGAGCGAATTTAAATAATTATTTTGATTTGTGTAATACGTTGATGAGTATCTATTTACAGAAACGTAATTAGATCTTACTGTTTGAAATGTTGTTAAGAAAAACGTTACAATATAAATTGGTGTTAAAATAAAAGTGAGTCTTCTGCTAAATTTATCATCTAAAATATTATAAACTAAAGGTCTGTATAAAAAAGAAAGTGTAATTACGCTAAATATCTTATAAATAGGAAAATATAAGAAAGATGTCCATTCTACTTTTTTTAAATAACCTTGTGTAATAAAATCGACAAAGACAATAAAGGCGATTAATAAAAAGAAAATACCAAAAAAACCTAGTAATGTATAACCTAAAAAATCAGGAAATAGTCCAGATTTTACAAAGAAAGCTCCTGCTAAAACTACAATTAAAATAACTGTAAAAAAGGAAATTATATAAAATAAATATAAAAATGTAAGTGCAAATAAAATGCTACAATAATTTTCTAAAGCACCAATAAATTTGTCAAAAGAACCTACTTTTTTCTTTAAATAAATTGTAAACCGCTTTTTATATTTTAAAGAATCATAATCGATTTCACCAGAAACATATCGCAAACCAATGGCACCAATCCATAATCCTCTTAAAATAACGTGTATAATTAAGTTGATAATTAGTACCCAGCAGGCTATATAAATAATTGGATATAAAAATTTACTATAGCTTTCAATAGCTATAGCTTCGTTCCATAAGTTTTTTACAAACCCTAATGAAGATACCAAACCAAAAATAGCAAAACCAGAAATTAGCAATTCTAATTGCCAGCTTTCTTGTTGTAGTTTGTCTAAAAGTTTTTTAAACTTACTATCTGTATATTCATTTTTCATGTAAAACACATATTTCGAATAAAGATAGTAACTTTATAAAACAGAAAAAAACCAGTTCATAAAAAAATGAAATGGTTTTTTAGTTTTTGGTTGATGATATTTATTCTTTATCTAAACTTTTGGTGACTTTAAAACCAATTAACAAAGAAGCTCCTGCACATAAAAAGATAGATGCTGCATATAAAGTTTCTGAACTTATATAATTAGTTGGTCTGTTTTGGTAACTGCCACTATAACCAAAATTATAGCTTAAAAGAGACCCTAATAAAATACCAACACCAATGCCCATGGCTAATAAACCTAAATTTAAGATTAAAATTTTCCAAAAAGGAGCTGCTTGTTTTTTTTGTGAAGATATAAAAATTGATGCATCTGCGCCTTTTTCTATCAATGCCATTCTTTCTTTATTTCTAGTTGAAAAATATAAATAAAATACTCCAAAAATTGCGGTTATTAAAATACTGAATACTAATGTAGGTCCCATATTAATGTTTTAGGTTTAAATGATTAATTTTATTTTGTTTGTAGCTTTGACGATTTATTGTAAGTTGAGGTTACAACAAAAACGATTTTTTTTATAAATTAATTTTTGCTAAAAAAAATCAACAAAAAGTGTAACCTATATATAACAAAAGGAGTCAAACTTAAAATGACCAACCAAACCGAACAGTTTTATATTGCAAAAGTTATCAATGGAGATACAAATGCGTTTGCATCTCTTGTTGATATGTATAAAAATATGGTGTTTAGTTTGGCTTTTAAAATGACAAAAAATAGGGAAGAAGCAGAGGAGATTAGTCAAGATGCATTTATAAAAGCCTATAAAAATTTACCTAAATTTAAAGGCGATTCAAAATTTTCTACTTGGTTGTATCGAATTGCATATCATACAAGTTTGGATGCTATCAAGAAGAATAAAAACAATAACAACACATTTGAAATTAATGAAATTACCTTTAATCAAATTAAAGCAACTGAAACTATTTTAGACGGAATTGAAAGAAAAGAACGTGCAAAAATCATGGAAATTTGTTTGCATAAATTACCAGATGAAGAACGTATTATTATTTGGATGTTTTATTATGATGAATTATCTTTAAAAGAAATTATGGAGATAACCTCTTTGTCTGAGGCGAATTTAAAAGTTAAATTACACAGAGCTAGAAAAAAATTATTGACGATTGTAAAAGAAAATGTATCACCAGAACTGATAGAAAATTATGGGAGAAAATAAACACATAAAAGAGTTAGATGCTTTTGCAAAAAAGTATGTAAAAGAAATTCCTTCACAGAAATTATCTCTAGATTTTACAACTTCTTTAATGAAGAAAATTGCTCTTGAAAATAATTCAGAAGTATTTAAAGCAAAACCGTTAATAGCTAAAAAAGGATGGATGCTAATTGCAGCCTCAATGATAGCATTAATATTTTCATCATTTTTTATAACAGAAGAAAGTGTTTTTAATCTGCCAAAAATAGAATTTGATTTTGTTGATACATTACAATTCACCAATTTATTTGAATCCTTATCAATTTCAAATATTACTCTATATGCAGTGTTGTTTTTTGGTTTGTTATTTTTTGCGCAAATTGTATTTTTAAAGAAACATTTTGATAAAAGGGTATATTAATTTCACATAAAAGTTACACTAACTATTTTGCCATTTTTAATTTCGTATACAGCAACTGCTTTAAAAGTATTGCCATTGGCAGTCACCAATTCATGATCGATTACTTTGTCTTTAAAAACAATTCTTTTTAAAATTTTACAGTGTAAATCTGGCGTGTTTTCAAAAAAAGAAGTGTAATTTTTTCTCATGTTTTCCAAACCTTCATACCTTAATGTGTTTGGAAAACGATACACTTTTACACCTTTGGCAAAAGGTTTTAAAAAAGCCTCAATATCTCTATTGTTATAACCAGCTAATTGCTCTTTTGCCAAGTATTCTGGAGAAACTTCTGCAACAATGGCTATTTTAGAACCATCATCATTTACAGCCATTCTAGAAATATTATTGATGTTTTCATCCATAAACCTAAAAAATAAACTTGGATTTTTGTCTTTCTTTGGATTAAATTTATAAATAGAATTTTCATTAGAAATTAGCAATGTTCCATTTGGCAACCAAGTAATATCTTCAGATTTTCCAAGACCAGTAATCGTTTTTATTTCTTGTGTTTTTGGATTAATAGATTTTAAAACCCAAGAACTTTTATTTTCTTTGCTGATAAAACTCATCAAATCTGAATTCGGAATTCTATGCACAGAACGTCCAACATTTTTAGTCATTGAAACGCTTGTTTTCTTTTTTATATCAGAAATAAACAGTTCTAAAGAATCATTTACAATGGAAACTGCTAACAATGTGTTTTTATCAAACCAATTAGGATATGCAACTTTTAAATCTGCAATAATTTCTTTGTCTTTTCCAGAAGTAAAATCGTATTCATAAAAACGTTGTAAACCATCAGCATCTAATCTTACAGCAGAAATAGTGTTAGAATTTGGAATTCTTTGAGGCGAGTATTCGCCACCATTTTCAGTGTTAGAAATAAAACGTTTTGAGTCATTTTGCAAATTATAAAGAACAATATCTGTAAAATTATAATGGGTTGATGCAAAAGTTATCTGTTCATCATCATAAAAAAAAGGCTGACTGTTATACCCTTGAGAATTCGAAATTTTTTTTTGATTTGTTAATTGATACGTTTCATTATGCTGCTCAATATCAAAAACATAAATTGCAGTATTTGTTTGACAAACAATAGTTGAACTCACTAAAAGAAATAATAAAAGTAGCTTTTTCATGATTAATTGATTTTCTCAAATATACTAAAAATGAAAACCTCTTAATAATTGATTAGAGAATTTATCTCCAGTTTTTAATATACTATAAATTGTGATTCAGAATTAAATATTTTTATACCTTTAGAACAATTTTATTTATGAATTTCCTAGCACATTTATATCTTTCACAAAACAACACCAATATTATGATTGGCAATTTTAACACAAATTTCTTATCTTTACTAAAATAAAAAGTTACGAGTACTTCAGAAATTCGCAACGAAATATTAGAATTTATAAAAAATGAAGATGAATCTTCATTGCAAAATTTATATAAAATTATAAAAAACTATAAGCACCAAAAACAATTAGATAAAATGATTGAAGAAGGTGAAGAAGATATAAAGGCAGGAAGAACTTTTACTATTGAAGAAGCTCAAAAAATGCTTAAAACTTGGGTTTAAAATTTCAATTGATATTTTAAATTAGTTTTCGATAAAAAAATCACAAACCATATTAATATTTCGCCCTTCTAGGGCTTAAAAAATTTTCAAAATACTTGCTATTAACATTTCATCCCTCTTGGATTTTTTAGCTCCAATAGGAGCGTAACATTAAAAGCAAAATAAAATATAAAATAAAATCAAAGCTCCATAGGAGCGAAATGTAACCGAACAAAAATTATTTTTGATTCTTAATAGTTTAAAACCACATCTTTTTAGTTGTGGTTTTTTGTTACATTTACTTCAATGAATTTCTTAGCACATTTATATCTTTCACAAAACAACACTAATATTATGATTGGCAATTTTATTGCAGATCATATTCGTGGGAATAATTACGAAGGCTTTTCAAAAGAAATTCAGCAAGGCATATTTTTACACAGAGAAATAGATACGTTTACAGACGCTCATAAAATTGTTAGGAAAAGTAAACGACGTTTGCACAAACGTTACAGACATTATGATGGAGTCATCATCGATATTTTTTACGATTATTTTTTAGCCAAAAACTGGGCAACTTATTCTGCAATTCCTTTGGATGTTTATACAAAATCTGTTTATCAATTATTTGATAAAATTTCATCAGAATTACCAGCAAAATCGCAACAATTTATAAAGTATATGATTGAGTATGATATTCTATTCAATTATCAGTATAAAGAAGGCATTGCCAAAGTTTTAAACGGAATGAATCATAGAACAAAAGGCAAGTCGCAAATGAATTTAGCCATCGAAGATTTATCACTTTTAGAAGCAGAATTACAAGAAGATTTTACAAGTTTCTTTCAAGATTTGTTAGATTTTACAAATCAGAAATTGAAAGTTTTAACGCCTTTATAACCTTATAAATACAGTTACTAGTGTTTACTAATTGAAACCTTATCAAAATAAATTCAAACAAAAATTATTTATGAAAATATATAAAATCCTTTTTCTGCTTACTTTTTTATCAATCTTAAATGCCTGTAAAAAAGAAAAAACAGTTGGTTTAATTACAGAAAAGGCAATGGTAGTTTCTGCAAGGGTTGAAGCCTCTAAAATTGGTTCGGCTATTTTACAAAAAGGAGGAAATGCTTATGATGCAATGGTTGCCACACATTTTGCGTTGGCAGTTGTATATCCTGTAGCTGGCAATATTGCTGGTGGAGGTTTTATGGTATACAGAGATAAAGATGGCACAAAAGGTGCTTTAGATTTTAGAGAAAAAGCACCAATTACTGCTCATAAGGACATGTATTTAGATTCGCTTGGAAACGTAATTAAAAATAAAAGTGTTTTAGGTGCTTTTGCAGTTGGTATTCCTGGTTCTGTTGCAGGTGTTTTTGAAGTGCATCAAAAATTCGGAACTTTACCAATTAAAGAGTTGATTCAGCCAGCAATTGATTTGGCTAGAAATGGAATTGTAGTCACCGAAAAGCAAGCTAATGATTTAAACAATGCTACAGAAAGGTTTAAAATCGTAAACAATTATAAAACTGTTTTCGAAAATAATTGGAAAGCAGGAGATGTTTTAAAGCAAGAAGAATTAGCACAAACTTTAGAGCGTATTCGTGATTTTGGAAAAGACGGATTTTATAAAGGCAAAACAGCAGATTTATTAGTGAATTACGTGTCAGAATTAGGAGGCATCATAACACACGAAGATTTAGAAAAATACGAGGCTGTTTGGCGTAAACCAATCGAATTTTCTTACAAAGATTACAACATAACTTCTATGACTTTGCCTGCAAGTGGTGGTATTTGTTTGGCGCAAATTTTAAAATCGATAGAGCCTTTTGATTTGTCAAAAATTGATCATAATTCAACAGAATATATTCAATTAATTGCAGAAGCTTCCAAAAGGAGTTATGCAGATAGAGCTCATTATTTGGGTGATATTGATTTTGTAAACGTACCCATTGATAGTTTAACAGATGCAAATTATATAAACAAGAGAATGCGTTCTTTTTCTTGGGACAAAGCAACACCTTCATCTGAAGTTTCTCATGGAAAAATTCTGGGGTATGAAAGTGACGAAACCACACATTATTCTATTGTAGATCAATTTGGCAATGCAGTTGCAGTCACAACAACTTTAAATACAGGGTATGGATCTAAAGTAGTTGTAAAAGGCGCAGGTTTTATTTTAAATAACGAAATGGACGATTTTTCTAGCAAAGCTGGTGTGCCAAATGTGTATGGTTTAGTAGGTTCTGAAGCCAATGCAATTGCATCAGAAAAAAGAATGCTAAGTTCTATGACACCAACTATTGTAGAGGAAGGTGGCAAGTTAAAAATGGTTGTGGGAACTCCTGGAGGTTCAACAATTATCACTTCTGTTTTGCAAAATATTTTAAATGTTGTAGAATATGATATGGGAATGCAAGAATCTGTGAATCAGCCACGTTTTCATCATCAATGGTTGCCAGATGTAATTAGAATGGAACCTAATGGTTTTGATGAAGTTTCTAAAAATAAATTAGAATCTTTAGGCTACAAAATCCTCGAAAGAAATTCTTTAATTATTGGTAGAGTAGATGCTATTTTAGTCTTGCCAAATGGAAAATTAGAAGCTGGTGCAGACAAAAGAGGAGATGATGCAGCTGTTGGTTTTTAATGATTTTGTTGATGAAATTTAGCAATACAAAAAAGAGTATTTGTAATTTATTAAAAGAACTACAGAATGAAAGAGGTTGATAAAATAGCATTTATCAAGATAAAAAACGGACAAATTTTAAGCACAAAGTCTAAAGGAAAATCGAAATATTATATTCCTGGTGGAAAAAGGGAATTTGGAGAAATTGACGAGCAAACGCTTGTGAGAGAAATATTGGAAGAATTGAGTGTAAAAATAAAGACAAATACAATAGAATATGTTGGAACTTTTAAAGCACAATCAGATGGAGCAAAAGAAGGTGTTTTAGTTAAAATGACTTGCTACAAAGCAGAATATGTAGGTATTTTAAAGGCTTCAAGTGAAATTGAGGAAATTAAGTGGCTCAATTATAAGGATTTGGAAATCGTATCTGAAGTTGATAAAATAATATTCGGATTTTTAAAAGAAAATGGGGAATTGAATTAAAAAACTCAAAACAACATTAACTATATTTCTTTTTTCTGAGATAATTAAAAACAAATCCAAAACTAAACAATAAAATTAGTGGAAATACAACATTTAAAAACTGCCAAAAAGTACGTTCTCTAAACGCTTTTTGTTTGTCTAGAATGTTGATTTTTAAAGTCTTGTTTCTTAACTCCATTAAGCCAGCATCGTCTAACAAATAATCTACAGCATTTAAAAGAAAATCTTTATTGCCAAACTGTTCGTTTGTCCATTTGTCAAAAGCTAAATCTGTAGGTTGTCCTTTTAAAATTTGATTTTTACCAACATCACCATCAGCAATTACAATCATTTTATTTTTGGTTGCATTTCCCTTATAAATGGCAGTTTCAAAAGGTTTTATTCGATTTTTATAACCAGAATTAAAATCACCCTCTAACAAAACAGCAAATAATTGATTTCCTGAAATATAGTTTTTCTCTTCAGGTTCCTCAGCAATAGATTGTAGTTCGATAATTGTCGGAGTTCCTACTTTTTGAGACAAAGGAGAACTGATTAATAAAGGTGTTTTTTTAATGTTGTTTGTAAGTGTATCAATCTGATTTGCAAACTGTAATCTTACTTGACTTACATTTTTAGTAATAGCATGATTTGGATTTCCAGAAACCAAAGGATGATAAAACCAATCTAAATTTTGAAACTGTGTTTGATTGCCAATGGTACCTGTTGCCAAAGGAATTTTTGCGGAATATAAATCCTTGATTAATGTTGTGTTGATTCTAATTCCGTAAGAAAATAACAAATCTGTCAAGTTTAAATCTCTTGGATAAGCCAACATTTTTCCTGTGGATAATAAACTGTCTTGATCTGCTTGCACATTGTCTAACATCCACAAAGTTTTACCTCCATTTGTTATGAATTGGTCGAGTGTAAATTTTTCTTCGGATGTGAATTTTTCAGTGGGTTTTGCAATAATTGCCAAATCGAAATTGGTAATATCTTGCAATGTTTGTTGTGGGTTTGTTGCAACAGAATCCAGCGTGAATTTTGCTAATTTATGTTTTTTAGCAACTTCACTTAAAAAACTATATTGATAAATATCTTGCAATTCGCCATTTCCAGTAATAATAGCAACAGATTTTTGTTGTTTTTGAGTGATGGAATTTATGGCGTTACTAAAACTATATTCTAAGTTTTCAATGGCTTTTTGTAGTTGCTCTTCTTGACTTGCAACAATGGCATTTGGCAATAATGAAACGTTGATTGTTTTTTCTTCAAACACAATTTCTGCCCAAGGAAAAATAATAGCTTCCGATAATTTACCATTTTCTTCTACTGTTAATTGACTTGGCATCATACCTCTTTTAATCAATTCTTCACGTTGATTATCTGGGTTTTCAAAATGTATTTTAATGTTGGAGTTTTCTGCAGCAAGTTCCTCTAAATATTGTTGCGTTTCAATTTGCAATCTTTTAAATTCTGATGGAAAATCGCCCTCCAAATAAACCGTAATAAAAAGTGGTTTTTTTAAGGTTGATAAAATCGATTTTGTGGTTTTAGAAAGAGTGTATCTTTTATCCGCAGTTAAATCGAAACGTTTGTAAAAAGATTGATTTATAATATTCAAAACGAATAACCCAATCAATAATAAACCAATATTTCTGATGTTTTTATTCATTTTCTAAACGTGTTTTAGTCATGAATAAAAAGAAAAAAGTAACACTTAAAAAATAAATAATATCTCTTGTGTCAATAACACCTCTAGATATACTTTTAAAATGTTCGTTAATACCTAATTGTTGAATGGTGAAACTGCTATCGCCAAAAGAAGTTGCAATAGCATCAAATCCATAGAATAAGAAAAACGTTATAAAAACGGCTAAAATAAAAGCAACAATTTGGTTTTTTGATAAAGTTGAGGTAAATAAACCAACAGATGTATAGGTTGAAGCTAAAAAAAGTAAACCAATATAAGAACCAATTGTGCTGCCAAAATCTATATTACCAACAGGATTACCTAATTGATACACTGAATACACGTAAATAAAAGTCGGAATTATGGCAACACAAACCAATAGGAGTGAAGCCCAGAATTTGCCTAAAACAATTTGCCAATCAGAAATTGGTTTTGTTTTTAAAAGCTCAATGGTTCCTGTGTTGAATTCATCAGCAAAACTTTTCATGGTAATTGCAGGAATCAAAAAAAGAAAAACCCAAGGAGCTAGATAAAAAAACGGAGTAACATCAGCAAAACCAGCGTTTAAAATATTAAAATCGTCATCAAAAATAAATAAGAACAATCCATTAATCAGCAAGAAAACTCCAATTACTAAATACGCAATTGGACTTGCAAAAAACGAGTTGAATTCTTTTTTTAAGATTGCTTTCAATTTATGTGTAATTGTTTAACTGTTGAAGTGTTTAATTGTTATCAAAATATTATTTGTTGATTTTTCACTTCGACAAGCTCAGTGTGACATTTTTGATTTTCAATGTTTTTAGTTATTGTATAAATCTTTCTAATTTTTATCAAAATAAAACTAAAACCCAATTCAGCAAACGAAAGTCAGTCTGAGCTTGTCGAAGACTTTCTCATAAAATTAATAATTTTCCGAAGTTTATTTTGAAATTATTATTAGTTTATCAATAGTTTAAAGCCTAAAAAATTTATTTTTCCTAACTCCTAACTCCTAACTCCTAACTCCTAACTCCTAACTCCTTAATATATAACTAATATTATTTTCAAAACCTTCGTCTTCTCTTTCAGGATCAAAAACAAAGTTAAGTTTTTCTAATAACGCAATTGAAGCTGTATTATTTTTGTGCGTAAAAGCTTCTATCGTTTTTAATTCAAGATTTTGAAAACCATAATTTAAAACTGGTTCAAAAGCTTCGCTCATAT
The DNA window shown above is from Polaribacter sp. Hel_I_88 and carries:
- a CDS encoding RNA polymerase sigma factor; amino-acid sequence: MTNQTEQFYIAKVINGDTNAFASLVDMYKNMVFSLAFKMTKNREEAEEISQDAFIKAYKNLPKFKGDSKFSTWLYRIAYHTSLDAIKKNKNNNNTFEINEITFNQIKATETILDGIERKERAKIMEICLHKLPDEERIIIWMFYYDELSLKEIMEITSLSEANLKVKLHRARKKLLTIVKENVSPELIENYGRK
- the gldF gene encoding gliding motility-associated ABC transporter permease subunit GldF: MKAILKKEFNSFFASPIAYLVIGVFLLINGLFLFIFDDDFNILNAGFADVTPFFYLAPWVFLFLIPAITMKSFADEFNTGTIELLKTKPISDWQIVLGKFWASLLLVCVAIIPTFIYVYSVYQLGNPVGNIDFGSTIGSYIGLLFLASTYTSVGLFTSTLSKNQIVAFILAVFITFFLFYGFDAIATSFGDSSFTIQQLGINEHFKSISRGVIDTRDIIYFLSVTFFFLFMTKTRLENE
- a CDS encoding nuclear transport factor 2 family protein — encoded protein: MKKLLLLFLLVSSTIVCQTNTAIYVFDIEQHNETYQLTNQKKISNSQGYNSQPFFYDDEQITFASTHYNFTDIVLYNLQNDSKRFISNTENGGEYSPQRIPNSNTISAVRLDADGLQRFYEYDFTSGKDKEIIADLKVAYPNWFDKNTLLAVSIVNDSLELFISDIKKKTSVSMTKNVGRSVHRIPNSDLMSFISKENKSSWVLKSINPKTQEIKTITGLGKSEDITWLPNGTLLISNENSIYKFNPKKDKNPSLFFRFMDENINNISRMAVNDDGSKIAIVAEVSPEYLAKEQLAGYNNRDIEAFLKPFAKGVKVYRFPNTLRYEGLENMRKNYTSFFENTPDLHCKILKRIVFKDKVIDHELVTANGNTFKAVAVYEIKNGKIVSVTFM
- a CDS encoding NUDIX domain-containing protein: MKEVDKIAFIKIKNGQILSTKSKGKSKYYIPGGKREFGEIDEQTLVREILEELSVKIKTNTIEYVGTFKAQSDGAKEGVLVKMTCYKAEYVGILKASSEIEEIKWLNYKDLEIVSEVDKIIFGFLKENGELN
- a CDS encoding DUF6249 domain-containing protein codes for the protein MGPTLVFSILITAIFGVFYLYFSTRNKERMALIEKGADASIFISSQKKQAAPFWKILILNLGLLAMGIGVGILLGSLLSYNFGYSGSYQNRPTNYISSETLYAASIFLCAGASLLIGFKVTKSLDKE
- a CDS encoding ACP phosphodiesterase produces the protein MNFLAHLYLSQNNTNIMIGNFIADHIRGNNYEGFSKEIQQGIFLHREIDTFTDAHKIVRKSKRRLHKRYRHYDGVIIDIFYDYFLAKNWATYSAIPLDVYTKSVYQLFDKISSELPAKSQQFIKYMIEYDILFNYQYKEGIAKVLNGMNHRTKGKSQMNLAIEDLSLLEAELQEDFTSFFQDLLDFTNQKLKVLTPL
- the ggt gene encoding gamma-glutamyltransferase, translating into MKIYKILFLLTFLSILNACKKEKTVGLITEKAMVVSARVEASKIGSAILQKGGNAYDAMVATHFALAVVYPVAGNIAGGGFMVYRDKDGTKGALDFREKAPITAHKDMYLDSLGNVIKNKSVLGAFAVGIPGSVAGVFEVHQKFGTLPIKELIQPAIDLARNGIVVTEKQANDLNNATERFKIVNNYKTVFENNWKAGDVLKQEELAQTLERIRDFGKDGFYKGKTADLLVNYVSELGGIITHEDLEKYEAVWRKPIEFSYKDYNITSMTLPASGGICLAQILKSIEPFDLSKIDHNSTEYIQLIAEASKRSYADRAHYLGDIDFVNVPIDSLTDANYINKRMRSFSWDKATPSSEVSHGKILGYESDETTHYSIVDQFGNAVAVTTTLNTGYGSKVVVKGAGFILNNEMDDFSSKAGVPNVYGLVGSEANAIASEKRMLSSMTPTIVEEGGKLKMVVGTPGGSTIITSVLQNILNVVEYDMGMQESVNQPRFHHQWLPDVIRMEPNGFDEVSKNKLESLGYKILERNSLIIGRVDAILVLPNGKLEAGADKRGDDAAVGF
- a CDS encoding M28 family metallopeptidase, with translation MKKITLLFLLVSSITFAQTDQKIYDIIDAVSADNIKSYVKTLTEFGTRNTFSDTISETRGIGAARRWIKGEFDNISNNCNNCLNVFYQKDLVTKEGNRRVPKDAYVVNVVAIQKGTKYPNKYIIMSGDIDSRASDTMDFTTDAPGANDNASGMAGTIEAARVLSKYQFESSIIYVGLSGEEQGLFGGAGLAKYAKDKDWEIIGILNNDMIGNITGVDGVIDNRAFRIFSEPVPANETDRQRNARRFYGGEVDGISRQLARYVHKTTKTYMPEMNPMMIYRLDRFGRGGHHRPFNDLGFAGIRIMEAHENYTQQHQDIRTENDIKYGDTFEHVNFPYAKKLTAVNAINLASLAWAPEAPKEVAIGGIVEPSAKLKWSKVDGAKGYKIYWRDTTSPTWDNSRYVESTEFTLEGIVIDNFFFGVAAVGENGHESVVVFPNKILR
- the gldG gene encoding gliding motility-associated ABC transporter substrate-binding protein GldG; translation: MNKNIRNIGLLLIGLFVLNIINQSFYKRFDLTADKRYTLSKTTKSILSTLKKPLFITVYLEGDFPSEFKRLQIETQQYLEELAAENSNIKIHFENPDNQREELIKRGMMPSQLTVEENGKLSEAIIFPWAEIVFEEKTINVSLLPNAIVASQEEQLQKAIENLEYSFSNAINSITQKQQKSVAIITGNGELQDIYQYSFLSEVAKKHKLAKFTLDSVATNPQQTLQDITNFDLAIIAKPTEKFTSEEKFTLDQFITNGGKTLWMLDNVQADQDSLLSTGKMLAYPRDLNLTDLLFSYGIRINTTLIKDLYSAKIPLATGTIGNQTQFQNLDWFYHPLVSGNPNHAITKNVSQVRLQFANQIDTLTNNIKKTPLLISSPLSQKVGTPTIIELQSIAEEPEEKNYISGNQLFAVLLEGDFNSGYKNRIKPFETAIYKGNATKNKMIVIADGDVGKNQILKGQPTDLAFDKWTNEQFGNKDFLLNAVDYLLDDAGLMELRNKTLKINILDKQKAFRERTFWQFLNVVFPLILLFSFGFVFNYLRKKKYS